A region from the Eleginops maclovinus isolate JMC-PN-2008 ecotype Puerto Natales chromosome 17, JC_Emac_rtc_rv5, whole genome shotgun sequence genome encodes:
- the socs2 gene encoding suppressor of cytokine signaling 2 — translation MTCQSSESTESIENNRRSDSNSRAVESDESRIASAMKDLKNTGWYWGGLTANEAKDILRETSEGTFLLRDSSQSNFLFTISAMTSAGPTNLRIEFKHGRFKLDSVLLVRPRLRTFDSVVHLVQHYVTLSRSGERAKSSSSTVNSSSSSSSSVQLLLTRPAYTATPPLQHLCRLAINSRTRRVQDLPLPNRLKDYMRDYSYHV, via the exons ATGACCTGCCAGTCCTCCGAGTCCACGGAAAGCATCGAGAACAACCGGCGTTCGGACAGCAACTCGAGGGCGGTGGAATCAGACGAGAGCCGCATCGCCTCGGCCATGAAGGACCTGAAGAACACGG gctgGTACTGGGGCGGTCTGACGGCGAACGAGGCCAAAGACATCCTGCGGGAGACGTCAGAGGGGACCTTCCTGCTGCGGGACTCGTCTCAGAGCAACTTCCTGTTCACCATCTCCGCCATGACGTCGGCCGGCCCGACCAACCTGCGCATCGAGTTCAAACACGGGAGGTTCAAGCTGGACTCGGTGCTGCTGGTCCGGCCGCGGCTGCGCACCTTCGACAGCGTGGTCCACCTGGTACAGCACTACGTCACACTGTCCAGGTCCGGAGAGCGGGCCAAGAGCTCTTCGTCCACTGtgaactcctcctcctcctcttcctcctcggtgcagctgctgctgacccGCCCGGCATACACCGCCACGCCGCCTCTGCAGCATCTGTGCCGCCTCGCCATCAACAGCCGGACCCGCCGGGTTCAGGACCTGCCATTACCCAacagactgaaggactacaTGAGAGACTATAGCTACCATGTTTAG
- the LOC134879031 gene encoding protein SCO2 homolog, mitochondrial gives MLGLRCIVGDVVRGGLLRRTCVRPPPPPPQLTQRCFLSKGGSGSSDHLKLRTRLVVSLLFGGSLLAAWRYVYLEKQERRRQLRVTQLRQVSLGQGTFSLLDQTGRRRTKQDFLGHWVLLYFGFTHCPDICPEELEKLSAAVTRLDQDQALPPVQPLFITVDPERDDVAALARYVQDFHPRLVALTGTLEEVKHAGRDYRVYASAGPKDEDGDYIVDHTVLVYLVSPDGLFLDYYNRSKSDEQIADSVRNHVKTYKNLDP, from the exons ATGTTGGGCCtcaggtgcattgtgggagatgTAGTGCGTGGAGGACTCCTGAGGAGGACGTGTGTcagacctcctcctcctcctcctcagctgaCCCAGCGCTGCTTCCTCTCAAAG gGCGGTTCTGGCTCCTCGGACCATTTGAAGCTCCGGACCCGGCTGGTGGTGAGCCTGCTGTTCGGCGGGTCTCTGCTGGCCGCCTGGCGCTACGTCTACCTGGAGAAGCAGGAGCGGCGGCGGCAGCTCCGTGTGACGCAGCTCCGGCAGGTCTCTCTGGGTCAGGGAACCTTCAGCCTGCTGGACCAGACGGGCCGGCGCAGGACCAAGCAGGACTTCCTGGGCCACTGGGTGCTGCTGTACTTCGGGTTCACCCACTGCCCCGACATCTGCCCCGAGGAGCTGGAGAAGCTCAGTGCCGCGGTGACCCGGCTGGACCAGGACCAGGCGCTGCCCCCCGTGCAGCCCCTATTCATCACAGTGGACCCGGAGCGGGACGACGTAGCGGCTCTGGCCCGGTACGTCCAGGACTTCCACCCCCGCCTGGTGGCCCTCACCGGCACCCTCGAGGAGGTGAAACACGCAGGGCGCGACTACCGGGTCTACGCCAGCGCCGGGCCCAAGGACGAGGACGGGGACTACATCGTGGACCACACGGTGCTGGTCTACCTGGTCAGCCCCGACGGACTCTTCCTCGACTACTACAACCGGAGCAAGAGCGACGAGCAGATCGCAGACAGCGTCCGGAACCACGTCAAGACCTACAAGAACCTGGATCCATAA
- the ncaph2 gene encoding condensin-2 complex subunit H2 isoform X1, translating to MASTESRFAHLLQPIRELTKNWDIDVASELNDYLEELDEMCITFDGGKIRLNFAEAALVIQGSACIYSKKVELLHSLVYQTLEYINNRNKKHNKQQTASQEDGEDRDDEDVAVFNLLDVDDSENSQSEESNTTVSCTPLPPETLIPPEASEKNKLPLISVKGDLLCSQKDFRITLFVPGDEDMILLSVRSGRLLQGEELPPAEPLPPAAEAPAAEAEDIGGGDADDFLPLEDNNMDQEEHQEHVQRQQAASGGRMILRQRLEDNQLTRKEVPPAVNVWALHDPYAVFGEDKPFKSGKCYRVPEGLNDGGKRKRKPASALQDFRSWFRGTFDPLQQKMKNGPTFADLNYIYLRTMKDRLKSRKRVYRKAGVVVSDEELRRTFLQPEGAGLHQGEEPEDGVIPPDMLGGDDDLSDNEQEAFTDGAPAEFGGRADFVSPDAHRDELSYEDLVKLRVEQLVVNCRGYTQETALSRRVKDWEDKIRPELQQQEERLVFDIHDYGERIVGSLNSVGQRRTFASIVAGMDNFEACKYLLASLQLANDYTVDLDSAGGPDCELEDRLDSAGLTLLSTERANDRFKTLKSC from the exons ATGGCGTCGACCGAGAGCAGGTTCGCTCACCTgcttcagccaatcagagagctgaCCAAGAACTGGGATATCGACGTGGCCTCGGAGCTCAACGACTACCTGGAGGAG TTGGATGAGATGTGCATCACGTTCGATGGGGGGAAGATCCGTCTGAATTTTGCGGAGGCGGCGCTGGTGATCCAGGGCTCGGCCTGCATCTACAGCAAGAAG gtggAGCTGCTGCACAGCCTGGTTTACCAAACTCTGGAGTACATCAACAACAGGAACAAGAA ACATAACAAGCAGCAGACGGCGTCTcaggaggatggagaggacAGAGACGATGAGGACGTGGCCGTG TTTAACCTGCTGGACGTCGACGACTCGGAGAACTCCCAGAGCGAAGAGTCCAACACC acggTGAGCTGTACTCCTCTTCCTCCGGAGACTCTGATTCCTCCTGAAGCCTCGGAGAAGAACAAGCTGCCTCTAATCAG tgtgaaggGAGACTTGCTGTGCAGTCAGAAGGACTTCAGGATCACTCTGTTTGTTCCTGGTGATGAAGACATGatcctcctctctgtgaggTCCGGACGGCTCCTGCAGGGGGAGGAGCTTCCCCCTGCAGAGCCCCTCCCCCCTGCTGCAG AGGCTCCGGCTGCAGAGGCTGAGGATATTGGAGGAGGAGACGCTGATGACTTCCTGCCTCTGGAGGACAACAACATGGACCAGGAGGAACACCAGGAGCACGTGCAGCGACAGCAG GCTGCGTCTGGAGGCCGGATGATCCTCAGACAGAGACTGGAGGACAACCAGCTGACGAGGAAGGAGGTGCCGCCCGCT gtgaacGTGTGGGCGTTGCACGACCCGTACGCCGTCTTCGGGGAGGACAAACCCTTTAAATCAG ggaAATGCTACAGGGTCCCCGAGGGTCTGAACGACGgcgggaagaggaagaggaaaccaGCCTCTGCTCTGCAGGACTTCAGGAGCTGGTTCAGAGGGACCT tCGATCCTCTGCAGCAGAAGATGAAGAACGGACCCACGTTTGCAG acCTGAACTACATCTACCTGAGAACGATGAAAGACAGGCTGAAGAGCAGGAAGAGGGTCTACAGGAAGGCG GGCGTTGTTGTGTCTGACGAGGAGCTGAGGAGGACCTTCCTGCAGccggagggggcggggcttcatCAGGGGGAGGAGCCTGAGGATGGAGTCATACCACCTGACATGctgg GTGGAGACGACGACCTCTCTGATAACGAACAGGAGGCGTTTACTGACGGCGCTCCTGCAGAGTTTGGAGGAAGAGCAGACTTTGTGTCGCCAG ACGCTCACAGAGACGAGCTGAGCTATGAGGATCTGGTGAAGCTGCGAGTC GAGCAGCTGGTGGTGAACTGCAGAGGCTACACTCAGGAGACGGCTCTGTCCCGCAGAGTCAAAGACTGGGAGGATAAGATCCGTccggagctgcagcagcag GAGGAGCGTCTGGTGTTTGATATCCACGATTACGGCGAGCGGATTGTCGGCTCTCTGAACTCCGTCGGGCAGCGCAGAACCTTTGCTTCCATCGTCGCTGGGATGGACAACTTTGAGGCCTGCAAATACCTGCTGGCTTCACTGCAgctg GCGAACGACTACACGGTGGACCTGGACTCCGCGGGGGGGCCGGACTGTGAGCTGGAGGACCGGCTGGACTCCGCGGGTCTGACGCTGCTCAGCACTGAGAGGGCCAACGACAGATTCAAGACCCTGAAGAGCTGCTGA
- the ncaph2 gene encoding condensin-2 complex subunit H2 isoform X2 encodes MASTESRFAHLLQPIRELTKNWDIDVASELNDYLEELDEMCITFDGGKIRLNFAEAALVIQGSACIYSKKVELLHSLVYQTLEYINNRNKKHNKQQTASQEDGEDRDDEDVAVFNLLDVDDSENSQSEESNTTVSCTPLPPETLIPPEASEKNKLPLISVKGDLLCSQKDFRITLFVPGDEDMILLSVRSGRLLQGEELPPAEPLPPAAEAPAAEAEDIGGGDADDFLPLEDNNMDQEEHQEHVQRQQAASGGRMILRQRLEDNQLTRKEVNVWALHDPYAVFGEDKPFKSGKCYRVPEGLNDGGKRKRKPASALQDFRSWFRGTFDPLQQKMKNGPTFADLNYIYLRTMKDRLKSRKRVYRKAGVVVSDEELRRTFLQPEGAGLHQGEEPEDGVIPPDMLGGDDDLSDNEQEAFTDGAPAEFGGRADFVSPDAHRDELSYEDLVKLRVEQLVVNCRGYTQETALSRRVKDWEDKIRPELQQQEERLVFDIHDYGERIVGSLNSVGQRRTFASIVAGMDNFEACKYLLASLQLANDYTVDLDSAGGPDCELEDRLDSAGLTLLSTERANDRFKTLKSC; translated from the exons ATGGCGTCGACCGAGAGCAGGTTCGCTCACCTgcttcagccaatcagagagctgaCCAAGAACTGGGATATCGACGTGGCCTCGGAGCTCAACGACTACCTGGAGGAG TTGGATGAGATGTGCATCACGTTCGATGGGGGGAAGATCCGTCTGAATTTTGCGGAGGCGGCGCTGGTGATCCAGGGCTCGGCCTGCATCTACAGCAAGAAG gtggAGCTGCTGCACAGCCTGGTTTACCAAACTCTGGAGTACATCAACAACAGGAACAAGAA ACATAACAAGCAGCAGACGGCGTCTcaggaggatggagaggacAGAGACGATGAGGACGTGGCCGTG TTTAACCTGCTGGACGTCGACGACTCGGAGAACTCCCAGAGCGAAGAGTCCAACACC acggTGAGCTGTACTCCTCTTCCTCCGGAGACTCTGATTCCTCCTGAAGCCTCGGAGAAGAACAAGCTGCCTCTAATCAG tgtgaaggGAGACTTGCTGTGCAGTCAGAAGGACTTCAGGATCACTCTGTTTGTTCCTGGTGATGAAGACATGatcctcctctctgtgaggTCCGGACGGCTCCTGCAGGGGGAGGAGCTTCCCCCTGCAGAGCCCCTCCCCCCTGCTGCAG AGGCTCCGGCTGCAGAGGCTGAGGATATTGGAGGAGGAGACGCTGATGACTTCCTGCCTCTGGAGGACAACAACATGGACCAGGAGGAACACCAGGAGCACGTGCAGCGACAGCAG GCTGCGTCTGGAGGCCGGATGATCCTCAGACAGAGACTGGAGGACAACCAGCTGACGAGGAAGGAG gtgaacGTGTGGGCGTTGCACGACCCGTACGCCGTCTTCGGGGAGGACAAACCCTTTAAATCAG ggaAATGCTACAGGGTCCCCGAGGGTCTGAACGACGgcgggaagaggaagaggaaaccaGCCTCTGCTCTGCAGGACTTCAGGAGCTGGTTCAGAGGGACCT tCGATCCTCTGCAGCAGAAGATGAAGAACGGACCCACGTTTGCAG acCTGAACTACATCTACCTGAGAACGATGAAAGACAGGCTGAAGAGCAGGAAGAGGGTCTACAGGAAGGCG GGCGTTGTTGTGTCTGACGAGGAGCTGAGGAGGACCTTCCTGCAGccggagggggcggggcttcatCAGGGGGAGGAGCCTGAGGATGGAGTCATACCACCTGACATGctgg GTGGAGACGACGACCTCTCTGATAACGAACAGGAGGCGTTTACTGACGGCGCTCCTGCAGAGTTTGGAGGAAGAGCAGACTTTGTGTCGCCAG ACGCTCACAGAGACGAGCTGAGCTATGAGGATCTGGTGAAGCTGCGAGTC GAGCAGCTGGTGGTGAACTGCAGAGGCTACACTCAGGAGACGGCTCTGTCCCGCAGAGTCAAAGACTGGGAGGATAAGATCCGTccggagctgcagcagcag GAGGAGCGTCTGGTGTTTGATATCCACGATTACGGCGAGCGGATTGTCGGCTCTCTGAACTCCGTCGGGCAGCGCAGAACCTTTGCTTCCATCGTCGCTGGGATGGACAACTTTGAGGCCTGCAAATACCTGCTGGCTTCACTGCAgctg GCGAACGACTACACGGTGGACCTGGACTCCGCGGGGGGGCCGGACTGTGAGCTGGAGGACCGGCTGGACTCCGCGGGTCTGACGCTGCTCAGCACTGAGAGGGCCAACGACAGATTCAAGACCCTGAAGAGCTGCTGA
- the ccdc136b gene encoding coiled-coil domain-containing protein 136 isoform X1: MDSFRLPPVIEEVLDPSDELCELKETRPIMLGETLTAKERESLEEKEEEKEVMEEKMEEEEEEEEDDEELRSQVFQLMMELDDSREVSQRQEESVLELQGLLEDERLASAHQAESFTRQIQRLQGDLRLAQEEMDRLEEEKESELQDLQDELRLAQEEVMLLQAAAEEAAAERENDIASLQEELQRLRAEISRRQQQKSGDLKLKGELVSLSDERRFLSSDNKDLSGKVEKLQGDTCDEGVYLAVSDCEQVKADAYITLSEAADRKQEDRPSEDPEKICSSEISAVKIQLRHAEETALKVQTQCEGLKNDLEDLQRLYDSSRSERAVLEVELQRCKAELQKLVDRKAQSVHGGSEPPILSIPLIGMIVIVALIWCWWEEMAS, encoded by the exons ATGGACAGCTTCCGGCTGCCGCCCGTCATCGAGGAGGTTCTGGATCCATCCG ACGAGCTGTGTGAGCTGAAGGAGACGAGGCCGATCATGCTGGGAGAAACTCTGACGGCCAAAGAAAGGGAATccctggaggagaaggaggaggagaaggaggtgatggaggagaagatggaggaggaggaagaggaggaggaggatgatgaagagctgAGGTCTCAGGTGTTCCAGCTGATGATGGAGCTGGACGACAGCAGGGAGGTTTctcagagacaggaggagagtgtCCTGGAGCTGCAGg GTCTGTTGGAGGATGAGCGTCTGGCCAGCGCTCACCAGGCGGAGAGCTTCACCAGACAGATCCAGAGACTGCAGG GCGACCTGCGCTTGGCTCAGGAGGAGATGGACCgtctggaggaggagaaggagtcaGAGCTTCAGGATCTGCAGGACGAGCTGCGATTGGCTCAGGAGGAAGTGATGCTGCTGCAGGCGGCGGCCGAGGAGGCGGCGGCCGAGAGAGAGAACGACATAGCgtccctgcaggaggagctgcagcgcCTCAGGGCCGAGATCAGCAGGAGACAGCAGCAGAAATCAG GTGATCTGAAACTGAAGGGCGAGTTGGTCTCTCTGTCGGATGAACGTCGATTCCTGAGCAGCGACAACAAAGACTTGAGCGGGAAAGTCGAGAAACTTCAAGGAGACAC GTGTGACGAGGGCGTGTACCTGGCGGTCTCTGACTGTGAGCAGGTAAAGGCCGACGCCTACATCACACTGTCTGAAGCcgcagacaggaaacaggaagaccGACCATCAGAGGATCCGGAGAAGATCTGCAGCTCGGAGATCAGCGCCGTGAAGATCCAACTGAGACACGCCGAGGAGACGGCTCTGAAAGTCCAGACTCAG tgtgaGGGTCTGAAGAATGACCTGGAGGACCTGCAGCGTCTGTACGACAGCAGCCGGAGCGAGCGGGCGGTGCTGGAAGTGGAGCTGCAGCGCTGCAAGGCCGAGCTGCAGAAACTGGTGGACAGGAAGGCACAG AGCGTCCATGGTGGTTCTGAACCCCCCATCCTCTCCATCCCCCTCATAGGAATGATTGTTATAGTGGCCTTGATTTGGTGCTGGTGGGAGGAGATGGCGTCATAG
- the ccdc136b gene encoding coiled-coil domain-containing protein 136 isoform X2 produces MDSFRLPPVIEEVLDPSDELCELKETRPIMLGETLTAKERESLEEKEEEKEVMEEKMEEEEEEEEDDEELRSQVFQLMMELDDSREVSQRQEESVLELQGLLEDERLASAHQAESFTRQIQRLQGDLRLAQEEMDRLEEEKESELQDLQDELRLAQEEVMLLQAAAEEAAAERENDIASLQEELQRLRAEISRRQQQKSGDLKLKGELVSLSDERRFLSSDNKDLSGKVEKLQGDTCDEGVYLAVSDCEQVKADAYITLSEAADRKQEDRPSEDPEKICSSEISAVKIQLRHAEETALKVQTQCEGLKNDLEDLQRLYDSSRSERAVLEVELQRCKAELQKLVDRKAQRSDAEGWSLAVAVVAVAAVLVLVVPSFSRA; encoded by the exons ATGGACAGCTTCCGGCTGCCGCCCGTCATCGAGGAGGTTCTGGATCCATCCG ACGAGCTGTGTGAGCTGAAGGAGACGAGGCCGATCATGCTGGGAGAAACTCTGACGGCCAAAGAAAGGGAATccctggaggagaaggaggaggagaaggaggtgatggaggagaagatggaggaggaggaagaggaggaggaggatgatgaagagctgAGGTCTCAGGTGTTCCAGCTGATGATGGAGCTGGACGACAGCAGGGAGGTTTctcagagacaggaggagagtgtCCTGGAGCTGCAGg GTCTGTTGGAGGATGAGCGTCTGGCCAGCGCTCACCAGGCGGAGAGCTTCACCAGACAGATCCAGAGACTGCAGG GCGACCTGCGCTTGGCTCAGGAGGAGATGGACCgtctggaggaggagaaggagtcaGAGCTTCAGGATCTGCAGGACGAGCTGCGATTGGCTCAGGAGGAAGTGATGCTGCTGCAGGCGGCGGCCGAGGAGGCGGCGGCCGAGAGAGAGAACGACATAGCgtccctgcaggaggagctgcagcgcCTCAGGGCCGAGATCAGCAGGAGACAGCAGCAGAAATCAG GTGATCTGAAACTGAAGGGCGAGTTGGTCTCTCTGTCGGATGAACGTCGATTCCTGAGCAGCGACAACAAAGACTTGAGCGGGAAAGTCGAGAAACTTCAAGGAGACAC GTGTGACGAGGGCGTGTACCTGGCGGTCTCTGACTGTGAGCAGGTAAAGGCCGACGCCTACATCACACTGTCTGAAGCcgcagacaggaaacaggaagaccGACCATCAGAGGATCCGGAGAAGATCTGCAGCTCGGAGATCAGCGCCGTGAAGATCCAACTGAGACACGCCGAGGAGACGGCTCTGAAAGTCCAGACTCAG tgtgaGGGTCTGAAGAATGACCTGGAGGACCTGCAGCGTCTGTACGACAGCAGCCGGAGCGAGCGGGCGGTGCTGGAAGTGGAGCTGCAGCGCTGCAAGGCCGAGCTGCAGAAACTGGTGGACAGGAAGGCACAG cgGAGCGATGCTGAAGGCTGGAGTCTGGCGGTGGCAGTGGTGGCGGTAGCGGCCGTCTTGGTTCTGGTGGTCCCCAGCTTCAGCAGGGCCTGA
- the ccdc136b gene encoding coiled-coil domain-containing protein 136 isoform X3, whose protein sequence is MLGETLTAKERESLEEKEEEKEVMEEKMEEEEEEEEDDEELRSQVFQLMMELDDSREVSQRQEESVLELQGLLEDERLASAHQAESFTRQIQRLQGDLRLAQEEMDRLEEEKESELQDLQDELRLAQEEVMLLQAAAEEAAAERENDIASLQEELQRLRAEISRRQQQKSGDLKLKGELVSLSDERRFLSSDNKDLSGKVEKLQGDTCDEGVYLAVSDCEQVKADAYITLSEAADRKQEDRPSEDPEKICSSEISAVKIQLRHAEETALKVQTQCEGLKNDLEDLQRLYDSSRSERAVLEVELQRCKAELQKLVDRKAQSVHGGSEPPILSIPLIGMIVIVALIWCWWEEMAS, encoded by the exons ATGCTGGGAGAAACTCTGACGGCCAAAGAAAGGGAATccctggaggagaaggaggaggagaaggaggtgatggaggagaagatggaggaggaggaagaggaggaggaggatgatgaagagctgAGGTCTCAGGTGTTCCAGCTGATGATGGAGCTGGACGACAGCAGGGAGGTTTctcagagacaggaggagagtgtCCTGGAGCTGCAGg GTCTGTTGGAGGATGAGCGTCTGGCCAGCGCTCACCAGGCGGAGAGCTTCACCAGACAGATCCAGAGACTGCAGG GCGACCTGCGCTTGGCTCAGGAGGAGATGGACCgtctggaggaggagaaggagtcaGAGCTTCAGGATCTGCAGGACGAGCTGCGATTGGCTCAGGAGGAAGTGATGCTGCTGCAGGCGGCGGCCGAGGAGGCGGCGGCCGAGAGAGAGAACGACATAGCgtccctgcaggaggagctgcagcgcCTCAGGGCCGAGATCAGCAGGAGACAGCAGCAGAAATCAG GTGATCTGAAACTGAAGGGCGAGTTGGTCTCTCTGTCGGATGAACGTCGATTCCTGAGCAGCGACAACAAAGACTTGAGCGGGAAAGTCGAGAAACTTCAAGGAGACAC GTGTGACGAGGGCGTGTACCTGGCGGTCTCTGACTGTGAGCAGGTAAAGGCCGACGCCTACATCACACTGTCTGAAGCcgcagacaggaaacaggaagaccGACCATCAGAGGATCCGGAGAAGATCTGCAGCTCGGAGATCAGCGCCGTGAAGATCCAACTGAGACACGCCGAGGAGACGGCTCTGAAAGTCCAGACTCAG tgtgaGGGTCTGAAGAATGACCTGGAGGACCTGCAGCGTCTGTACGACAGCAGCCGGAGCGAGCGGGCGGTGCTGGAAGTGGAGCTGCAGCGCTGCAAGGCCGAGCTGCAGAAACTGGTGGACAGGAAGGCACAG AGCGTCCATGGTGGTTCTGAACCCCCCATCCTCTCCATCCCCCTCATAGGAATGATTGTTATAGTGGCCTTGATTTGGTGCTGGTGGGAGGAGATGGCGTCATAG